A stretch of the Plasmodium berghei ANKA genome assembly, chromosome: 10 genome encodes the following:
- a CDS encoding metacaspase-3, putative — protein sequence MAYYDYKNSIDKKKKIFPLKDFVDLYEIKNNIKLDKYEPSENCTCSIEIMKKKNKIVSNTKKNRKNENYPDIAKSVSSKVKVYNDIYKTVTKGYSTDYNNDEYMKKNCKDNKFNFSKSIANLNKNKTTPINLFSNIQEKNNNGVNKINTYYHENSKKEKKKKINYDNIINEGNNNIEKLMKNFKNSKRNTNLLSIYLDNCKYDINNNNGKQIKYKKIMNAASEIGKTDTKIKNIYDNKFLQNEKLEYDKNKVNSDIFYQYNKHENCNTNRNELKNNSLDVLKQIDKTENAPNTFWKHNLGNKINDKDNLFNKSDVNKNKYSNFQNEERIFPYFLKGYETESIKMCDNISNSSMIYLKNKSDIYVKKNKNIYINNNIEKEHPNYVKDINIGNISSDAFEKKNNTIRFISSNNSQKIKDFHNSISKNNVKTVPFFMSKMEKNDIKPECKDNIIGEFKCKSDNSILEYTTFNNESNKVKVLNKEIQNENYDIKSHTNANNNENSHCSYLECNRHRGNRIFTDVIPQIKLKNNFIQNKNVEIEINKHNHSNYNNKYEDNNSKNLDDNKMYLFPKKNNNFHRMIEGNIKNKLETNYHIRDEENYVNIFEKKEDEIYNDYIMEKKNEIHSEQGFNNLRCYINEYNNDVYVVKKNEFSKIIDGNLCENGKNIPFEYALSEITEFNQNENKDVSKLEEFNSDTKTHIFSKNEKKCKNGHFIFNGNDDNKERVDKVSPEFYRQDGNINENCNKIKSFNISNISLNCLFKEGKNKHNVISTNPRFQIGEIKNILNSQNEVINLREHILDKNYTNNTNDLKYKICLNKEFIDKNHKIKTTNYYNEYKTCYNTVESTIPSYLSLSDIENEEKENIDEHNNEYIKDEMKGQKIKCFMSNNNNSINYTNKYLNNGNIYLGTNVYKQCDNNIKTGEYSARNRNNNNIYQKQYGQINLNNINKEKLTFSNTFFQNISKDNRENNYMKKSEINNNNASFQNYKIHNLMKLNTAHIPVLKNNISKKNSDIIPIVKLEKAIKTDISTLPFSSYNNNNKGNVKQLYSSKTIVGLSNINKENGSTSSNASKATLAFPNLLLHKNNILNNHQSITKLRSNTTLNNCKNYEMMQKNITPKTTSMSYDNIKYKNKMFKISGFYNKPTQNITKTIKDREGSKSVLSNKVLYNKVKCDDNILVNKKLSVCKSINNSDIYNYLKNTHINSLKNYYRTTSYRKQSLKNVKSITKNIKLVPKGNDIISMNHEKKNKIMNNTIDLHKFYSRCEIESIDRIKKAVVIGCNYMGEKDSINRLHGSVNDAYVFSRVLVKYFNFLPENILLLIDSFPSNAYIYDDFDINRTKYINEKINYTYNEEKIEKKNLFNLFNKKNIHDNKEVSNDYENNNSCVDVDIKNVDLSFKNIDFSLWPTRINILKAVNWLVRDSVPNGSYVFYYAGKSIQVDNMSGWEGEGYDEAFLCSDPLNKNEEHNILTAIQLKDLLLSINSTAQMTIILDTSGGQTILDPAGTENSSYIKGCKQKGIWPITNPTNKVYKAIYDITILDNNSMKKYMCKPRYSKLIEVDSTSAMIDPLLQSISSFPIPTKAYCLCAATWEQISIEGLFPIFEFARVDQKKKKKTFSKPIEHKNDNNNMNGNRENIENNSQHMLDNSIHSNSVKKNIYEPNISFNINSLTKFFTLNNKNTEDNDSEIVKAEENTFTNKISDNFEENNNGKYSIIKDNNEYNSNKFDGNNNYVLVCHGVFTYCLIESIMEFKKKELNNNVFEKEFQQCAPMTLNNLISHIQKKIQIIKNNKLKKLNQKPELTIHPGANASINNYFIHYSKNINFQDFKYFYMNEDMSPFLNVNKAWEEINKRTLRNRKLLYATSTLVNTSSKYFTQTNHKIKNSCSLKY from the coding sequence atggcTTACTatgattataaaaatagtatagacaaaaagaaaaaaatattcccaCTAAAAGATTTTGTTgatttatatgaaataaaaaataacataaaattGGACAAATATGAGCCAAGTGAAAATTGTACATGTAGTATtgaaataatgaaaaaaaaaaataaaatagtaagcaatacaaaaaaaaatcgaaaaaatGAGAATTATCCTGATATTGCTAAATCAGTATCTTCAAAAGTAAAAGTTTATAATGATATTTATAAGACAGTTACTAAAGGATATTCTActgattataataatgatgaatatatgaaaaaaaattgtaaagataataaatttaatttttccaAGAGTATAGCaaatttgaataaaaataaaactacacccattaatttatttagtaatatacaagaaaaaaacaataatggagtaaacaaaataaatacatattacCATGAAAATAgcaaaaaagaaaaaaaaaaaaaaattaattatgacaatataataaatgaaggtaataataatatcgaaaaattaatgaaaaattttaaaaacagtaaaagaaataccaatttattatctatatatttggATAACTGTAAATATGatattaacaataataatggcAAACAAATcaagtataaaaaaattatgaacgCAGCTAGCGAAATAGGTAAGACAGATacgaaaataaaaaatatttatgacaATAAATTTCttcaaaatgaaaaacttgaatatgataaaaataaagtaaatagcgatatattttatcaatataatAAGCATGAAAACTGTAATACCAATcgaaatgaattaaaaaacaattcCCTTGATGTCTTAAAGCAAATTGACAAAACTGAAAATGCTCCTAATACTTTTTGGAAACACAATTTGggtaataaaataaatgataaagataatttatttaataaaagtgacgtaaataaaaataaatacagcAATTTCCAGAATGAGGAAAGAATATTTCCCTATTTCCTAAAAGGTTATGAAACGGAAAGCATAAAAATGTGtgataatatatcaaattcttcaatgatttatttaaaaaataaaagtgatatatatgtaaaaaaaaataaaaatatatacattaataataatattgaaaaagaGCATCCTAACTATGTGAAGGACATAAATATAGGAAATATAAGCAGTGATGctttcgaaaaaaaaaataatacaatacGTTTCATATCTTCAAATAATAgtcaaaaaattaaagattTTCATAATAGCATTTCTAAAAACAATGTGAAAACAGTACCTTTTTTTATGtcaaaaatggaaaaaaatgatataaagCCAGAATGTAAGGATAATATAATTGGGGAGTTTAAATGCAAAAGTGATAATTCCATTTTAGAATATACTAcatttaataatgaatCTAACAAAGTAAAAgttttaaataaagaaatacaaaatgaaaattatgatattaAATCACATACTAAtgctaataataatgaaaatagtcATTGTTCATATTTGGAGTGTAATAGACATAGAGGTAATAGAATTTTCACTGATGTTATTCcacaaattaaattaaaaaataattttatacaaaataaaaatgttgaaATAGAAATTAATAAACATAATCATAGCaattacaataataaatatgaggATAACAATTCTAAAAATTtagatgataataaaatgtatctttttccaaaaaaaaataacaattttcATAGAATGATAGaaggaaatataaaaaacaaattagaAACTAATTATCACATTAGGgatgaagaaaattatgtcaatatttttgaaaaaaaagaagatgaaatttataatgattatattatggaaaaaaaaaatgaaatacaTAGTGAACAAggttttaataatttaagaTGCTATATAAATGagtataataatgatgtgtatgttgtaaaaaaaaacgaatttAGCAAAATAATTGATGGAAATTTATGtgaaaatggaaaaaatattccttTTGAATATGCTTTATCTGAAATAACTGAATTTaatcaaaatgaaaacaaaGATGTGTCTAAACTTGAAGAGTTTAACTCTGATACTAAAAcccatattttttcaaaaaatgaaaaaaaatgtaaaaatggCCATTTCATATTTAATGGTAATGATGACAATAAAGAAAGGGTGGATAAAGTTAGTCCAGAATTTTATCGCCAAGATggtaatataaatgaaaattgtaataaaataaaatcatttAACATTTCGAATATCTctttaaattgtttatttaaagaaggaaaaaacaaacatAATGTCATTTCAACAAATCCACGTTTCCAAATTGGtgaaataaagaatattttgaatTCACAAAATGAAGTTATTAATTTAAGAGAACACATATTAGACAAAAACTATACAAATAACACaaatgatttaaaatataaaatatgtctaaataaagaatttatagataaaaaccacaaaataaaaacaacaaACTATTATAATGAATACAAAACATGTTATAACACTGTTGAATCTACTATTCCTTCATACTTATCTTTGAGCgatatagaaaatgaagaaaaagaaaacattGATGAGcataataatgaatatattaaggATGAAATGAAAggtcaaaaaataaaatgtttcatgtcaaacaataataattcaataaattatacgaacaaatatttaaataatggaaatatatatttaggAACTAATGTATACAAACAATGTGATAATAACATTAAAACAGGGGAATATTCAGCTAGAAATAggaataataacaatatatatcaaaaacAGTATGgacaaataaatttgaataatataaataaagaaaaattaacttttagtaatacattttttcagAATATAAGCAAAGATAATAgggaaaataattatatgaaaaaaagcgaaataaataataataatgcctcatttcaaaattataaaattcataatttaatgaaattaaatACAGCACATATTCCAgtattgaaaaataatatttcaaaaaaaaactcaGATATTATTCCTATAGTTAAACTAGAAAAGGCAATAAAAACGGATATTTCGACCTTACCTTTTTCttcttataataataataacaaaggGAATGTGAAACAGCTTTATAGTAGCAAAACCATTGTGGGGTTGtctaatataaataaagaaaatggcTCCACTTCGTCAAATGCAAGTAAGGCTACTTTGGCATTtccaaatttattattacataaaaataatattttaaataatcatCAATCAATTACAAAATTGAGAAGTAATACAACATTAAACAATTgcaaaaattatgaaatgatgcaaaaaaatataactcCTAAAACAACTTCTATGTCTTATgacaatataaaatataaaaataaaatgttcaAAATTAGTGGGTTTTATAATAAGCCAACTCAAAATATCacaaaaacaataaaagaCAGGGAAGGGAGCAAGAGTGTATTATCCAATAAggtattatataataaagtaaaatgtgatgataatattttagtaaataaaaaattatcagtTTGTAAATCAATTAACAATagtgatatatataactatttgaaaaatacacatatcaatagtttaaaaaattattatcgAACAACTTCATATAGAAAACAAAgcttaaaaaatgttaaatcaattacaaaaaatataaaattagtTCCAAAAGGCAATGATATAATCAGCATGAAtcacgaaaaaaaaaataaaatcatgAATAATACCATCGATTTACATAAGTTTTATTCTAGATGTGAAATAGAATCAATAGATCGTATTAAAAAAGCTGTAGTTATTGGATGTAATTATATGGGAGAAAAAGATTCAATAAATCGACTTCATGGATCAGTAAATGATGCATATGTTTTTAGTAGAGTGCTagttaaatattttaattttttacccgaaaatattttactgCTTATTGATAGTTTTCCATCTAacgcatatatatatgatgattttgatataaatcgaacaaaatatataaatgaaaaaattaattatactTATAATGAGgaaaaaatcgaaaaaaaaaatttgtttaatttgtttaataaaaagaatatacATGATAATAAAGAAGTGAGTAAtgattatgaaaataataattcatgTGTAGATGttgatattaaaaatgtggatttgtcatttaaaaatatagactTCAGTTTATGGCCTACaagaataaatattttgaaagcAGTAAATTGGCTAGTTAGGGATTCAGTTCCAAATGGTTCTTATGTTTTTTACTATGCAGGAAAAAGTATCCAAGTCGATAACATGAGTGGATGGGAAGGTGAAGGATATGATGAAGCTTTTCTTTGCTCCGATCctttgaataaaaatgaagaacataatatattaactgCTATTCAATTAAaagatttattattaagtATAAATTCAACTGCTCAAATGACTATAATTCTAGATACATCAGGAGGACAAACAATATTAGACCCAGCTGGAACAGAAAACtcatcatatataaaaggtTGTAAACAAAAAGGGATATGGCCAATTACTAATCCTACTAATAAAGTTTACAAAGctatatatgatataactatacttgataataattctatgaaaaaatatatgtgcaAACCTAGATATTCTAAATTAATAGAAGTGGATTCTACATCTGCTATGATAGATCCGTTGTTACAATCCATTTCTTCTTTCCCAATTCCTACAAAAGCATATTGTTTATGTGCAGCTACTTGGGAACAAATTTCCATTGAAGGTTTATTTCCTATTTTTGAGTTTGCAAGGGTagatcaaaaaaaaaaaaaaaaaacattctCCAAACCGATTgaacataaaaatgataataataacatgaATGGAAATAGGGAAAATATTGAGAATAACTCACAACATATGTTAGACAATAGTATTCATTCAAATAGtgtaaagaaaaatatatacgaACCAAACATtagttttaatataaattcgttaacaaaattttttactttgaataataaaaacactGAAGATAACGATTCTGAAATTGTAAAAGCAGAAGAAAATACTTTCACAAACAAAATCTCTGATAAttttgaagaaaataataatggaaaatattctataataaaagataataatgaatataacaGTAACAAGTTTGatggtaataataattatgtacTTGTTTGTCATGGTGTGTTTACTTATTGCTTAATCGAGTCGATTAtggaatttaaaaaaaaagaattaaataataatgtttttGAAAAAGAATTCCAACAATGCGCTCCAATGACAttaaacaatttaataagtcatattcaaaaaaaaatacaaattataaaaaataacaaattaaaaaaattaaatcaaAAACCCGAACTTACTATACATCCTGGTGCAAATGCAAgcattaataattattttattcattattcaaaaaatataaattttcaagattttaaatatttttatatgaacgAAGATATGTCcccatttttaaatgttaaTAAAGCATGGGaagaaattaataaaagaacATTAAGAAATAGAAAACTATTATATGCTACTTCTACGTTAGTTAATACATcgtcaaaatattttactcAAACtaatcataaaataaaaaattcatgttctctaaaatattaa
- a CDS encoding protein SEY1, putative — MTDVNKTQIIDYDGHIIDNLKEWMNNNKLSKLGFNYNVIAILGSQSSGKSTLLNNLFKTSFDVMNTKLGHSQTTQGLWLSYDKFEDELTDASNEETDVEPQNKSNNKHVINPTLILDVEGNDSKERGENRLTFEHRSALFSLALADCVIVNLWYHSLGNFTASNYGLLKTVMEVHLELFHQNVNCPKTILLFTVRDWFEEFAPLDIIREKIVDEYVNKIWCELKKSENSKNANIDDYFIIEVVGLSHGIIKKDEFLKDIKRLRHKWIYELRPINYSRNIPADGFAQYCNNIWNTIIKQSQLDIPSQQEMLATFRCQEIKNNVLNHISNTIKEKMVDSKNKYIENFKTWAEKDIIEKSLNEYLTDAARYQKIICLKTLEELLENLFIQLQIIVDNNLNFTQRILSSKFSKELNSMYSICTTDKSYFLFINDQNVDVTEQDENLSNVENIGENSKKGNQIKCINLWSNFLYNADMLEYTTIANFFDQYKKCSVEIIEPSISNNEDKDSQEKRNHDFNYKNSLTILATSIYKDTNRIRSVQCNILIERIRSTIKEELKNVDNMLITVKCSKDCWDYILKIVNKLEDYIYTNLSKCFINLKTGINTTYLNNGDNIYARLNTNCDYGLGYFQNEQITDFSDDAGKNDDEMDTEIDQNKNDMESLFNSKKFEIITKQNKKEKYVSTINNDLNKEMNNKKLISELKKFYTEIIIDALKIKLDEISNNIANIIINRFESVFNYDEIDQPRQWRNISAIELKNIFRVSKDYAFLIIEILQKNIKIDKIDNYLSTNFINTDIIEKGKIKAKKRIQEICRDAQYIQETGGHMSLKNVPFAFWVILLILGWNEILMFTRLFFRLNIILPMLIGFIIIVISCLYTGNAQILSYINKIIFIVIKNLYNFYKHLQTIGHQTTKPEKVE, encoded by the coding sequence atgaCGGATGTAAACAAAACTCAGATAATCGACTATGATGGACATATCATagataatttaaaagaatggatgaataacaataaattatcaaaattgGGATTTAATTACAATGTAATAGCGATATTAGGAAGTCAAAGTAGTGGGAAAAGTACactattaaataatttatttaaaacatCATTTGATGTAATGAATACAAAATTGGGACATAGTCAAACTACTCAAGGGTTATGGTTAAGTTATGATAAGTTTGAAGATGAATTAACAGATGCATCAAATGAAGAAACTGATGTCGAACcccaaaataaaagtaataataaacatgTGATAAATCCAACCCTAATTTTAGATGTAGAAGGTAATGATTCTAAAGAAAGAGGAGAGAATAGATTAACTTTTGAACATCGATCTGCTTTATTTTCACTTGCACTAGCAGATTGTGTGATTGTTAATTTATGGTATCATTCTTTAGGTAATTTTACTGCATCTAATTATGGATTACTAAAAACAGTTATGGAAGTACATCTAGAATTATTTCACCAAAATGTAAATTGTCCTAAaactattttattgtttacTGTAAGGGATTGGTTCGAAGAATTTGCTCCTTTAGATATAATTAGAGAAAAAATCGTTGATgaatatgtaaataaaatatggtGTGAATTAAAGAAATCAGAAAATTCCAAAAATGCAAATATTGatgattattttattattgagGTTGTTGGATTATCCCATggaattattaaaaaagatgaatttttaaaagatataaaacGTTTAAGGCATAAATGGATATACGAATTAAGACCAATAAATTATTCCAGAAATATACCAGCTGATGGTTTTGCCCAATATTGTAACAATATATGGaatacaataataaaacaatcaCAATTAGATATACCATCACAACAAGAAATGCTTGCAACTTTTAGATGtcaggaaataaaaaataatgtattaaATCATATAAGTAACACGATTAAAGAAAAGATGGTAgattctaaaaataaatatatcgaaaattttaaaaccTGGGCAGAAAAAGatattattgaaaaaagtttaaatgaatatttaacAGATGCAGCTAGgtatcaaaaaattatatgctTGAAAACGTTAGAAGAATTGttagaaaatttatttatacaattaCAAATTATTGTTGATAATAACCTAAATTTTACTCAAAGAATTTTGTCTtctaaattttcaaaagaATTAAATAGTATGTATAGTATATGCACAACCGATAAAAGTTATttcttatttattaatgatCAAAATGTAGATGTAACAGAACAAGATGAAAATTTATCAAATGTGGAAAATATAGGagaaaatagtaaaaaaggaaatcaAATTAAGTGCATAAATTTATGGTCcaactttttatataatgcaGATATGTTAGAATATACTACAATagctaatttttttgatcaatacaaaaaatgtagTGTAGAAATTATTGAACCAAGTATATCTAATAATGAAGACAAAGATAGTcaagaaaaaagaaatcatgattttaattataaaaattcacTAACAATATTAGCTACATCTATTTATAAAGATACAAATAGAATTAGAAGTGTACAatgtaatattttgataGAAAGAATTCGATCTACCATTAAAGAAGAACTAAAAAATGTTGATAATATGTTAATAACAGTTAAATGCTCAAAAGATTGTTGggattatatattaaaaatagtaaataaattagaggactatatttatacaaatttatcaaaatgttttataaatCTAAAAACAGGAATAAATACAACATATCTAAATAATGGAGATAATATATACGCAAGGTTGAATACCAATTGTGATTATGGTTTGGGgtattttcaaaatgaacaaataaCTGATTTTTCAGATGACGCAGGCaaaaatgatgatgaaATGGATACCGAAATAgaccaaaataaaaatgatatggaaagtttatttaatagtaaaaaatttgaaataataacaaaacaaaataaaaaagaaaaatatgttagtacgataaataatgatttaaataaagaaatgaataataaaaaacttatttcagaattaaaaaagttttataccgaaataattatagatgcactaaaaattaaattagatgaaatatcaaataatattgctaacataattattaacaGATTTGAATCAGTTTTTAATTATGATGAAATTGACCAACCAAGACAATGGAGAAATATCTCTGCaattgaattaaaaaatatttttcgaGTGTCAAAAGATtatgcatttttaataattgagattcttcaaaaaaatataaaaattgataaaatagataattatttatctactaattttataaacactgatattattgaaaagggaaaaattaaagctaaaaaaagaatacaAGAAATTTGTAGAGATGCTCAATATATACAAGAAACGGGGGGGCATATgagtttaaaaaatgtcCCATTTGCCTTTTGggttattttattaattttaggatggaatgaaatattaatgtttactcgtttattttttagattaaatattattcttCCAATGCTTATTggttttataattatcgTTATTTCATGCCTTTATACTGGAAATGCTCAGATtctttcatatataaataaaataattttcattgtaattaaaaatttatataatttttataagcaCCTACAAACAATTGGGCATCAAACAACCAAACCTGAGAAGGttgaataa
- a CDS encoding N-acyl-phosphatidylethanolamine-hydrolyzing phospholipase D, putative, producing the protein MSKLINTLLPYYVHKNILTPNLSFKKKVDFFFFYLDRYIYSPIFHKLCGNKTENEKNKLKKEFAKKLKQKFGINFGIYSKDNCYDNITKYNVNKNEEIEVAALWPNQIYYVNPLNVKKEIKDNKFNIVYIGHMSILVQTQNFNILIDPVLSNRIGLYNILGVKRIIKPGLRLENIPSIDFILLSNNRYDTMDLETLRRIILRDNSIIIGGMNIRRYMLKSKFPVVYPLNWFNKLQFENLAFYYLPTITNSHRYIFDKNVYLPGSFFIHDKLHNTSIFYSGHSSYSNHFKQIQNYIKTIIKNDQIDLSILPIGIYKPRELYAHFHMSPSEALQSHLDLNSKMSLCVGTDVFCLGGEKYKEANIELRNSVSYYEKTKNKKVNLITLEPGQNVMV; encoded by the exons ATGAGCAAGCTAATAAACACCCTATTGCCCTACTATGtccataaaaatatattaacacCAAATCTGAGTTTCAAAAAGAAagttgattttttttttttttatttagatcgatatatttattcaccAATATTTCATAAGTTATGTGGAAATAAAAccgaaaatgaaaaaaataaattaaaaaaagaattcGCAAAAAAGTTGAAACAAAAATTTGGTATAAATTTTGGTATATATTCAAAGGATAACTgttatgataatattaccaaatataatgtaaataaaaatgaagaaatagaGGTCGCTGCTTTGTGGCCtaatcaaatatattatgttaaTCCgttaaatgtaaaaaaagaaataaaagacaacaaatttaatattgtttatattgGGCATATGAGCATATTAGTACAAACGCAAAACTTCAACATATTGATAGATCCTGTTCTATCCAACAGAATAGgcttatataatattttaggTGTAAAAAGAATTATAAAACCAGGCCTACGTTTAGAAAATATTCCAAGCATcgattttatattattaagcAATAATAGATATGATACTATGGATTTAGAAACCCTAAGAAGAATTATATTAAGAGATaatagtattattattggGGGTATGAATATAAGGCGTTATATGTTAAAAAGTAAATTTCCAGTTGTTTATCCATTAAATTGgtttaataaattacaaTTTGAAAATCTggctttttattatttacctACTATAACAAATAGTcatagatatatttttgataaaaatgtataccTTCCTGgctcattttttatacatgataaattacataatacctcaattttttatagtgGTCATTCTTCTTATTCAAATcattttaaacaaattcaaaattatattaaaacgATTATAAAAAACGACCAGATCGACTTATCAATTTTACCTATTGGGATTTATAAACCTCGTGAATTATATGCTCATTTTCATATGTCTCCCTCCGAAGCTTTGCaa AGCCATTTAGATTTAAACAGTAAAATGTCATTGTGTGTTGGAACGGATGTTTTTTGTTTAGGGggtgaaaaatataaagaagcAAACATTGAGCTAAGAAATTCGGTAAGTTATTATGAAAAGacgaaaaataaaaaagttaatCTTATTACTTTGGAACCTGGGCAAAATGTTATGGTATAA
- a CDS encoding NADP-specific glutamate dehydrogenase, putative — protein MTQCRDSTGRFLLVDKKAPNYENIINKEMNEVYERVKKIDPNQSEFLQAFHEILYSLKPLFMEEPKYLPIIEMLSEPERLVQFRVCWIDDNGIQRKNRGFRVQFNSTLGIYKGGLRFHPSVNLSIVKFLGFEQIFKNSLTGLSMGGAKGGSDFDPKGKSDNEIMKFCQSFMNELYRHIGPRTDVPAGDIGVGGREIGYLFGQYKKIANCFNGTLTGKNEKWGGSILRTEATGYGLVYFVLEVLKSLNIQMDKQTAIVSGSGNVALYCVQKLLQLNVKVLTMSDSNGYIYEPNGFTNDDLNFIIELKEVRKGRIEEYLNHSSTAKYFPKEKPWNVKCTLAFPCATQNEIDLDDAKLLHKNGCILVGEGANMPSTIEAINYLKENKIILCPSKAANAGGVAISGLEMSQNFQFTKWTKEIVDEKLKEIMKNIFISSSESALKYTNNKYDLQTGANISGFLKVADSYIQQGCF, from the coding sequence ATGACGCAATGCCGAGATAGTACCGGGCGCTTTTTATTAGTTGATAAAAAAGCACCAAATTacgaaaatataattaataaagaaatgaaTGAAGTATATGAAcgtgtaaaaaaaatagatcCAAATCAGAGTGAATTTTTACAAGCCTTTCATGAAATATTGTATTCTTTAAAACCATTATTTATGGAGGAGCCAAAGTATTTACCAATTATAGAAATGTTATCAGAGCCTGAACGATTAGTACAATTTCGAGTTTGCTGGATAGATGATAATGGAAtacaaagaaaaaatagagGGTTTAGGGTCCAATTTAATAGCACACTAGGAATATATAAAGGTGGGTTACGTTTTCACCCTTCTGTAAATTTGTCTATAGTAAAATTTTTAGGATTTgaacaaatttttaaaaattcattaaCTGGGTTATCAATGGGTGGGGCAAAAGGTGGATCTGACTTTGACCCTAAAGGGAAATCAGATAATGAAATTATGAAATTTTGTCAAAGTTTTATGAATGAATTATACAGACATATAGGTCCACGTACAGATGTGCCTGCTGGAGATATTGGCGTTGGCGGCAGAGAAATAGGTTATTTGTTTGggcaatataaaaaaattgcaaaTTGTTTTAATGGAACATTAACtggaaaaaatgaaaaatggGGAGGATCAATTTTAAGAACTGAAGCAACTGGTTATGGTTTagtatattttgttttagaAGTATTAAAATCATTAAATATCCAAATGGATAAACAAACAGCTATTGTTAGCGGTAGTGGAAATGTAGCTTTGTATTGTGTTCAGaaattattacaattaAATGTAAAGGTTCTTACAATGAGTGATAGTAATggctatatatatgaaccCAATGGATTTACAAATGAcgatttaaattttattattgaaTTAAAAGAAGTACGTAAAGGCAGAATTGAAGAATATTTAAACCATTCTTCTACAGCTAAATATTTCCCAAAAGAAAAACCATGGAATGTTAAATGTACCTTAGCATTTCCTTGTGCTACTCAAAATGAAATCGATTTAGATGATGCTAAATTGttacataaaaatggatGTATATTAGTTGGTGAAGGTGCTAATATGCCATCAACAATAGAAgctattaattatttaaaagaaaacaaaattattttatgtcCTTCTAAAGCAGCTAATGCTGGTGGAGTTGCTATTAGTGGTCTTGAAATGAGtcaaaattttcaatttaCAAAATGGACCAAAGAAATTGTTGATGAGAAACTTAAagaaattatgaaaaatatatttatatcatccTCAGAATCTgcattaaaatatacaaataataaatatgatttaCAAACAGGTGCCAACATTTCGGGATTTTTAAAGGTTGCAGattcatatatacaacAGGGctgtttttaa